Genomic DNA from Paracoccus aminophilus JCM 7686:
GGCGGTCAGGGTCGCGATCTCGCGCGGCGACAGGGCTCCCCGGTCCCAGTCGTTGAAGACCCGCTCAAGCGAGCTCACGCCGCCATGTTCGTTCAGCCAGCGATGCAGCGGCGCGGTCTGGGAAAGATCGCCCAGACGAAAGCGCTCGATCAGCCCATGCGGCAGGTTCGACAGCGTGATCTTGTCGCATGGCATCGCGACGCTGTCGCTTTCGAGCACGCGGGTCACTGTATAATGCGTAAAGGGGAAGCCAAGCTGGGTCAGAGCGTTTGAGAGATAGCTCCAGACCTCGGCGACGCTCTGCATCCGGCTGAATGGCTCGATGTGCTGGAGCATTCGTCCCTCCTGTCTGTTCTGCGCGCGGCGAGGCTGCACGGTCGTGATGAGAGGATTTTCGCCGATTGGCCGGCGGATGCAATGCGATTATCGGGATGCGCCTCTCTATTTCTGCGCTTTTTTGACCGGCATTGGCCTTCTCTTTGGATAAGACGGGTTCTGGACGAGCCTGCCGGGCCTGTGGCAAGGAGCGTCAAGCGCAGGAGGTCCGCGCCCGATCCGGGGCGGCAAGGAGAGAGAATGCCATTTACGATCGCCATCGACGGTCCCGCGGCCTCCGGCAAGGGGACGATTGCCAGGGCGCTTGCGCGCCAGTTCGGCTTCGCCCATCTCGATACCGGGCTGCTCTATCGTGCGGTGGGGGTTCAGGGCGGCGATCCGGTTCAGGTGGCGCAGGCTTTGGTCGCGGCGGATCTCGACCGGGCCGATCTGCGTAGCGCCGAAGCGGGGCAGGCGGCGTCAAAGGTCGCGGCCATCCCCGAGGTTCGCGCGGCCTTGGTCGCCTTCCAGCGCCAGTTTGCCCGGCAGGAACCCGGCGCGGTGCTCGACGGGCGCGATATTGGCACGGTGATCTGCCCCAGCGCCGAGGTGAAGCTTTACGTCATCGCCAATGACGAGACCCGGGCGGCACGGCGTGCGGCCGAACTTGGTGCTTCTGTCGAGGACATGCTCGCCCAGATCCGCGAGCGCGATGCGCGCGATGCGGCCCGCGATGTAGCGCCGATGGTGCAGGCCGAGGATGCCATCCTGCTCGACACCTCTCATCTCTCGATCGACGAGGCGGTGGCGCAAGCGGTGGCTGCCGTTCAGGCGGCGCGCGGCTGAGGCTTGCGCCAATTCCAGCGGGCAGCGGCGGAAACTGTTGCCTTCTTGCGGATTTGGGGCTATATGCGCGCCAAGTCAATCGGCAACATGGTCATAACAGACCGCTTTTAAGTTGGGTCGGGCTCTATAGCTACGACCCTTCGTTCTGCCCGAGAGGCGAATAAAGACCGGCGGAGACAACCGCATGGCCAGTAAACACGTGCAAAGGAAAAACTGTTCGCATGAGCACTAAAGCTGCAATGGACGAATTTGAAGCCCTCTTGAAAGAGAGCTTCGAGATTGACACCCCCGAAGAGGGTTCGGTTGTCAAAGGCAAGGTCATCGCCATCGAGGCAGGCCAGGCCATCATCGACGTCGGCTACAAGATGGAAGGCCGCGTTGATCTGAAAGAATTCGCAAATCCCGGCGAAGAAGCGCAAATCGCTGTTGGCGACGAAGTCGAGGTCTATCTGGACCGCGTCGAGAACGCCCGCGGTGAAGCTTCGATCTCGCGCGAGAAAGCTCGCCGCGAAGAAGCTTGGGATCGTCTTGAGAAAGCCTATGCTGCTGAAGAGCGCGTCGATGGTGCGATCTTCGGTCGCGTCAAAGGCGGCTTCACGGTCGATCTGGGCGGCGCTGTTGCCTTCCTTCCGGGTTCGCAAGTCGACGTCCGTCCGGTGCGCGACGCTGGCCCGCTCATGGGTCTGAAGCAGCCGTTCCAGATCCTGAAAATGGACCGTCGCCGTGGCAACATCGTTGTGTCGCGCCGCGCGATCCTCGAAGAAAGCCGCGCCGAACAGCGTGCGGAAGTCATCGCGAACCTCACCGAAGGTCAGACCGTCGAGGGTGTTGTCAAGAACATCACCGAATACGGTGCCTTCGTTGATCTCGGCGGCGTTGACGGCCTGCTGCACGTCACCGACATGGCTTGGCGCCGCGTTAACCACCCGTCGGAGATCCTGTCGATCGGCGAGACCGTCAAGGTCCAGGTCGTCAAGATCAACAAAGACACCCACCGCATCAGCCTCGGCATGAAACAGCTGCAGGCCGATCCGTGGGATACGGTTGCCAACAAGTTCCCGATCGGCTCGGTCCATCAGGGCCGCGTGACCAACATCACCGACTACGGCGCGTTCGTCGAGCTGGAAGCTGGTGTCGAAGGTCTGGTCCACGTGTCCGAAATGTCCTGGACCAAGAAAAACGTGCACCCCGGCAAAATCGTGTCCACCTCGCAAGAGGTTGAGGTCATGGTTCTGGAAATCGACGAAGCCAAACGCCGCGTCTCGCTTGGTCTCAAGCAGACCCAGCGCAACCCGTGGGAAGTCTTCGCCGAAACTCATCCGGCCGGCACCCAGATCGAAGGCGAAGTCAAGAACATCACCGAATTCGGTCTGTTCATCGGCCTCGAAGGCGATATCGACGGCATGGTCCACCTCTCGGATATCTCGTGGGATGTCCGCGGCGAGGACGCGATCCAGGACTTCCGCAAGGGCGATATGGTGAAAGCCGTCGTTCAGGAAGTTGATGTCGAGAAAGAGCGCATCTCGCTCTCGATCAAGGCTCTGGAAAACGACACCATGTCGGAAGCCGTTGATGGCGTGAAACGTGGCGATGTCGTCACCGTCACCATCACCGCGATCGAAGAAGGTGGCGTTGAGGTCGAGTATAACGGCGTCAAGTCGTTCATCCGTCGCTCGGATCTCGCCCGCGACCGTCAGGACCAGCGCCCCGAGCGTTTCAACGTTGGCGACAATGTTGACGCCCGCGTCACCAACATCGACACCAAGACCCGTCGTCTGGGCCTGTCGATCAAGGCACGCGAGATCGCCGAAGAGAAAGAAGCCGTCGAACAGTATGGCTCGTCGGACTCGGGCGCCTCGCTTGGCGACATCCTCGGTGCGGCTCTGAAGAACCGCAACTGATGACCAACCGGGCCGGAGCCATTTGCGCAATCCGGCCCGAACAGAACAGGAAGCCCGCTCTGGACCTCGTGACCGGGGCGGGTTTCTTTTTTTTGCTTCAAAAGAGTGCGGTTGGCCCGGATCATCTGCAACTATATGATCCGTCGCACGTTCATAATGAGGCTCAATCGTGGCGGCCAACGGTCTCCACACTCCATTCGGTTCCAGTCACAGGGTAGAAGATGATCCGTTCTGAACTGATCCAGAAGATCTCCGAAGAAAATCCGCATCTGTTCCAGCGCGACGTCGAGCGCATTGTGAACACCGTCTTTGAAGAGGTCATCAGCGCCATGGCCCGGGGCGACCGGGTCGAGTTGCGCGGCTTTGGTGCTTTTTCCGTGAAGCAGCGGGAGGCCCGCACCGGACGCAACCCGCGAACGGGCGATTCCGTTAGCGTCGAGGAGAAGCATGTTCCCTTCTTCAAGACCGGCAAATTGCTTCGCGACCGGTTGAACGGTCTGACCGAATAGGTCAGATTGGCCGCGCAGTGATCTGAGGGATTTTCCATGCGCGTGTTACGGCTGGCTTTCGTGATTCTCCTGGCCATCGTCCTGATCGGGGTGGCTCTGGCCAACCGGCAGATGGTCACGGTCAATCTGTTTCCGGCGCAGTTCGGGCAATATCTGGGCGGGACCTGGTCGCTGACCATGCCCGCCTTTATTGCGTTTCTGCTGGTCGTCATGTTCGGCGTCGTGATCGGCCTGATCTGGGAATGGCTGCGCGAGGCGGGAATGCGCGCCGAACTGAGCCGGCGCGCCGCGGAACTCGCCCGGCTTGAGCGCGAGGTCGGCCATTTGCGCCCGGCGCGCGCCGGCAAGCAGGATGAGGTTCTGGCGATCCTCGACACGGCTTCGACCAAACCTGCGGGCGCAGGCTCGACGGCGGTTGTGCCTGCGGCGGGGCGCTGATGTCTGCTGCCGTCAAGATCTGCGGGCTGTCCGAGCCCGAGTCGATCCGCGCCGCGGCTGAAGCCGGGGCGCGCTATATCGGCTTTGTTTTCTTTGCGAAATCCCCCCGAGCCGTCACGCCCGAACGCGCGGCAGAGCTGGCCGAGGTCGTGCCGGTTGGCGTCGCCCGGGTCGGGCTTTTCGTCAATCCCGAGGATGCGCTTCTGACCGAGGTGCTGGCACAGGTGCCGCTCGACATTATCCAGCTTCACGGCACGGAAAGCCCCGCCCGCGTGGCAGAGGTCCGCGCGCTGACCGGGCTTCCGGTGATGAAGGCGGTGGGCGTCGCGGGGCGCGAGGATCTCGACCAGCTTTGGGATTACGGCCTTGTCGCCGATCTGCTGCTCGTCGACGCCAAGCCCGCGCCGGATGCGGATTTGCCCGGAGGCAATGGGCTTGCCTTTGACTGGCGGCTGCTGGTCGGGCGGCGCTGGCTCAAGCCCTGGCTGCTGGCTGGCGGGCTGACCCCGGACAATGTCGCCGAGGCGATCCGCTTGACCGGCGCGCAGGGCGTCGATGTCTCGTCCGGCGTCGAAAGCGCACCGGGGGTCAAGGATCTGGGTAAGATCCGCGCTTTTGTCGCGGCGGCGCAATCATGATCTGGCGCGAGGGAACCGAGGCTGATGTGCCCGCTGTCGTTGCGCTTTTGCTCGATGATGAGCTTGGCAAATGGCGCGAGAATGCCGATCCGAGCGTCTATCTTTCCGCCTTCCGCACCATGCAATCGGAAGGGGCCAATCATTTGATCGTCGGCGAAGAGGGCGGCGAGCTGATTGCTTGTTACCAGATCACCTTCATCGCCAGCCTCTCGCTTGGCGCGACCCGGCGTGGCCAGATCGAGGGTGTGCGTGTCGCAGCCTCTCGCCGGGGCCAACGTATCGGTGAGGCGCTGATGAAGGACGCTGAGGCGCGGGCCCGCGCGGCCGGTTGCGCGATCTTGCAGCTCACCACCAACAAGATCCGCACCGACGCCCATCGCTTCTATGAGCGGCTTGGCTTTACCCCTTCCCATATCGGATATAAGAAATCCCTCTAGGCAGGTGGCAGATGCCAAGCCCGGATTTTCAAGACAGGATGCGCCATGGCGGATGATCTCGCGAACAGCTTTATGACCGGACCCGATGAGCAGGGTCGTTTCGGTATTTTCGGCGGGCGCTTCGTCAGCGAAACCCTCATGCCGCTGATCCTCGATCTCGAAAAGGAATATGAAAAGGCCAAGACCGATCCGGCGTTCAAATCCGAGATGGAAGATCTCTGGACCCATTACGTCGGCCGTCCCTCGCCGCTCTATTTCGCACCGCGCCTGACCGAGCGTCTGAATGGCGCGAAGATCTATCTCAAGCGCGAAGAGCTGAACCATACAGGCAGCCACAAGATCAACAACGTGCTGGGCCAGATCCTGCTGGCGCGCCGCATGGGCAAGACCCGGATCATCGCGGAAACCGGCGCGGGCCAGCATGGCGTGGCGACGGCGACCGTCTGCGCGCGCTTCGGGCTGAAATGCATCGTCTATATGGGCGCGACCGATGTCGAGCGTCAGGCGCCGAACGTCTTCCGCATGCGGCTTCTGGGCGCGGAAGTCGTGCCGGTCACCTCGGGCCGCGGCACGCTGAAAGATGCGATGAACGACGCCTTGCGCGACTGGGTGACCAATGTCCGCGACACGTTCTATTGCATCGGCACGGTTGCAGGCCCGCATCCCTATCCGGCGATGGTGCGCGATTTCCAAGCCATCATCGGGCGCGAGACCAAGCAGCAGATCCTTGCGCAAGAGGGGCGTCTGCCCGACAGCGTCGTTGCGGCGATCGGCGGCGGCTCGAATGCGATGGGGCTTTTCCACCCCTTCCTCGATGACCGCTCGGTCCGCATCATCGGCGTCGAAGCGGGTGGTAAGGGCGTCGATGAGCGCATGGAGCATTGCGCCAGCCTGACCGGTGGGCGTCCGGGCGTCTTGCATGGCAACCGCACCTATCTGCTGCAAGATGCCGAGGGTCAGATCCTCGAGGGCCATTCGATTTCTGCTGGTCTCGATTATCCGGGCATCGGGCCAGAGCACGCCTGGCTCAAAGAGCAGGGCCGCGCCGAATATGTCAGCGCGACCGATACCGAGGCGCTCGGGGCCTTCCAGCTTCTGTGCGAGACCGAGGGCATCATTCCCGCGCTCGAACCCTGCCATGCGATTGGCTATGTCCAGAAACTCGCGCCGACCTTGCCGAAGGATCACCTGATGGTGGTCAACCTTTCGGGCCGGGGCGACAAGGATATCTTCACTGTTGCCAAGCACATGGGGGTTCAGATCACCACCTGAACCGGGGTCACGATTGGGTGACGGATGCAACCCACGCGGCGGGCTCCGAGTTGCTTCAATGTCTGAAGCAGAAGGAGACGAGCCATGCTGAAGTCACCTCTTAAAATCGCTGCTACAATTCTCAAAGTCGGCGCTCTCACCGGTCTTATGGCGGGGGCGGCCTTTGCCCAAAGCACCACCGTTACGACCGAGGGAAAGGCTCCGGAATCCTCGGTGCCGCTGGCCTATAAGGGCTTGAGCGACGTTCAGATTACGGATTTCCTGACCGCGCGCGGCGTGACCGATATCAGCGTCGCCCGGGACGCCGGCAAGATTGTCGCGACCGGCCATCGGGACGGCAATGCCATCGAGCTGATCTATAATGAAAAGACCGGCCAGCTGGTGACCGTTGACGGCAATTCGCCCTCGGCCGAGGCCCATGCCGATTTCATGGCTCTGGGCGAAGCGCCCGATCCGGCACGCGATCCGGCTGGCGGCTCTCACGATCCGATCAAGAACTGAGTGGACCGGGCGCCTTTGGCTTCACCAGAGCCAATCCGCCCTTGCGATCAGGCCGACGCCGCAAGCGTCGGCCTTACTTTTTCGTCAAAAGCCCGCCATCGCTCAGGATCTCTTCCAGATCGCCCCGGCCAAGATAGCCAAAGATCACCCGATCTCCGATGACGAAGCTCGGCGTGCCTGCAATCCCCAAAGCCTCGGCCAGAAAGTCCGAGCGCTCGAAATGGGCGTAGATCTCGGGACTGTCGATGTCCTGCATCATCTGGGGCAGATCGAGACCGACCGCCAGTGCCGCTCGCCGGATCGCGGGCTCCGAGGTCGGTCCGTAGGTCGCCATCAGCAGCGCGTGAAATTCGGGGTATTTTCCTTGCTTTTGCGCGGCCAGAGCCGCGGCCGCGGCAAGGGTCGACTCCTCGCCAAAGATCGGCCATTCGCGGATCACCAGCCGCAGCTCGGGATGGGCGCTCAGAAGCGCGTCAAGCTCGGGGGCATTCTTGCGGCAATAGCTGCAATTGTAATCGGTGAATTCGACGATGGTGATCGTGCCGTGGGGGTTGCCGATCACCGGCGCATCCGGGTCGTTGAAAAGCTGCTGCGAGAGGCCCGAGATCGCGACCTTCGCATCCGGTTCAGGCGATCCGCCCCAAAGACCGGCCACGGCACCGCCAGCGCAGGCCAGTAGCAAAAACAACGAGAGGGCGCGCAACATGATCAGCTCCTTGATCGCGCCAGCATCGCAGGGGCCCCGACCCGCCGCAAGGACCATCGTCAGATCGGGTCCAACGCCCATGCGGGCAGGCCAAGCCGTCATGAGACCGACATGCGCAAAGGATAGGAGGCCGCGATGACCTCTGTGACCCTTGATCAGCTTCGCTTGACTTTCGGCCAGACCCGCGCGCTGGACGGGGTGAGCCTGACCATTCCCTCGGGCTCTTTCGTGGCGCTGCTTGGGCCTTCGGGCTGTGGCAAGACCACGCTTTTGCGCCTGATCGCCGGGCTCGAACGGCCTGACAGCGGTGAGATCGCCATCGCCGGTCGCCGGGTTGCGGGGCGGGGGCAGTTCACCGAGCCGCAGGATCGCGGCCTTGGTATGGTCTTTCAATCCTATGCGCTCTGGCCGCATCTGACGGTGGCGGGCAATATCGGCTTTGGCCTCAACCGGCTGGCCCGAGCCGCGCGCGAGGAACGGATCGCCGAAGCTCTGGCGCTGGTCGGGCTGACCGGGCTCGCGGCGCGCAAACCGCATGAGCTCTCGGGCGGTCAGCGCCAGCGCGTCGCCTTGGCGCGCAGTCTCGCCGCGCGTCCGTGGCTTTTGCTGCTCGACGAGCCTCTGGCCAATCTCGATACCCATCTGCGCCAGACCATGCTGGCCGAGTTTCGCCGCATCCACAGCTCGACCGGCTGCACGATGATTTTCGTGACCCATGACCAGAACGAGGCCATGGCGGTGGCGGATTTGGTCGGGGTGATGGATCGCGGCAGGCTAGAACAATTCGCCCCGCCCGCCGCGCTTTTCGACCGTCCGGCCAGCCAGATGGTGGCGCGCTTTGTCGGCAATGGGCGGACCTTGCCGGTCGAGGTGCTGCGCCGCTCGGGTGAGATCTGCGAGATCACGCTCGGCGGCAGGGTGCTGCGCCTGCCGGGCGTGGCGCCGGTCGGGCCGGGCTGGCTCTGCCTGCATTCGCGCGATCTGGCGGCGCAAGGCGCACCGGGCGAGGGCTTTGACGCCGAAGTCATGGCGGCGCGGTTCGAAAACGGCTTTCACATCCTCGAAATCATCCCCGATCTCGTGCCCGAGGCCGAGCCGCTTGATCTGCGCGTAGACCGCCCGCTCGCACCGGGGGCGCGCATCCGCTTTGCTTTGACCGGCGGCTGGGTCATTCCGCGTGCAGGCGATGCGGCCCTCACGACCGCCGCGCGACCCTTTGCCGCGCCCGTCTGAGCCGCGCCGCGCGGGGCCGCACGCGGAACTGTCACAGAGCTGTCAGGCCCTTTCGCTAGTCAGGCCCAGCCCTAGTGCGGGTGGCCCCGTCCGGTTCGGACCCGGGCGCGATGTCGAAAGGAATTCTCAATGCGCGCAATCAGCTCTCTGGCCCTTGCTTTGGCCGCACTCGCCGGTCCGGCTTTCGCCGCGCCCTCGGGCACGATCACGGTCTATACCTCGCAGCCGCAGGACCAGATGGCGCAGGTCGTCGAGGCCTTCAACAAGGATTATCCCGAGGTGAAGGTCGAGATTTTCCGCTCGGGCACGACCGAGCTGATGTCGAAGCTTCAGGCCGAATTCGCGGCGGGCTCGACCCCGGCGGATATCGTCTTGCTGGCCGATGAGGCCGCGATGACCCAGCTGAAAACCGACGGCCGCCTTCAGCCCTATGCCGATGCGCCCGTCGCCGAGATCCCGGCCAATCTGGTCGATCCCGACAAGACGTTTTTCGGCACCAAGCTGCTGACCACCGGCATCGTCTACAACACCGATCTGGTCAAGGAGGCGCCCAAAAGCTGGACGGATCTCAAGGCCGCGGACAAGGCGAAATCGCTGATCATGCCGAGCCCGCTTTATTCGGGCGCGGCGGTGATCCATGTCGGCACCATCGTCCAGCAGCCCGAATTCGGCTGGGGCTATTACGAGGATCTCGCGGCCCATGGCGCGGTTGCCGGACAGGGCAATGGCACAGTGATCGAGGCGGTCGCGCGCGGCGAGAAAGCCTATGGCATCATCGTCGAATATATGGCGATGAACGCCAAGGCGAAGGGCTCGCCCGTTGATTTCGTCTGGCCCGAGGATGGCGTCTCGACCATCACCCAGCCGGTCGCCATCGTCAAAGGCACGGATAACGAAGAGGGCGCGCGCGCCTTTGTCGATTGGCAGCTCGGCAAATCGGCGCAAGAGCAATCGGTCGAGCAGGGTTATTTCCCGATCTTGAAGGGGATGGAGCGCCCGGCGGGCTATCCCGACCCGGAAACGCTGAAGGTTCTGCCGGTCGATGTGCCGAAGCTCATCGCGGAAGACACGGCCAATAAGGAAAAATTCTCTGATCTCTTCGGTGGCTGAGATCCGGCTGAAGCGGCATCTGAGGGGCGGCGATCTGGTGATCGTCGCCCTGATTGCCCTCTATCTGGCCGCAACCGGGCTTTGGCCGATGCTGCGGCTGTTGATCGAGGCCTTAGCGCCGGGGCCTCAGGGCGAGACCTTTGGCCTTGCGCGCGAGGTGCTGGAAAGCCCGGCCTTCCTCAAGGCGTTTAGAAATACCGTGACCGTCTCGGCAGGCTCGGTCCTTGTCTCGGCGGGGCTTGGGATGGCGCTGGCCTATGCTTCGGGGCTGATGCGGCTGCCGGGACAGGTGGCTTTGGGCTTTCTGGCGCTGTCACCGCTTCTCATTCCCTCGCAGATCATGGCTTTGGCCTGGATCCAGCTGGTGGGATCATCCTCGCCGCTGCTGGGCCCGCTTGGACTTGCGCCTGCAGCGGGCCAGCCCAATCCGCTTTATTCAGGCGCGGGCATCGCCTGGCTTTTGGGGATCGAGCATATGCCTTTGGTCTTCTTGGCCGTTCGCGCCAGTCTCATCGCCATCCCCGGCGATCTGATCGAGGCCGCGCGGATCTCGGGCGCAAGCGGCGCGCGGATCACCGGTCGGATCATCCTGCCCTTGACCCTTCCGGCGGCGGCCGCGGGCGCGATTCTGGCCTTTGCCTCGGCGGTCGGCAATTTCGGCGTGCCAGCGCTGCTGGGCATTCCCGGGCGGTTTCCGATGCTGACGACGCTGATTTATCAGCGGCTGAACGGCTTTGGGCCGGGGGTGATCGGCAAGGTCGCGGTGATGGCTCTGGTGCTGGTTGTGCTGGCGGGGGCGGCCTTGGCGCTGCGCAATCTCTTCCAGCGCCGCTTTGGCGTGCCGCTCCCTGCCGGCAAAGGCTTCGAGGGCTCTGCCCAGAGCCATCTGCGCTGGCCTGTCGCGGTTGCCGCTTGGCTGATCGTCGCGCTGCTGGCAATTCTGCCGATGATTGCGCTTGGGGTCACGGCGCTGTCGCCCGCGATTGGCGTGCGTTTCGCGCTTGAGACCGCGACCCTCGAAAACCTGCGCGCGGCCTTGGCCAATCCGGCGATCCGGCGGGCCTTTGCCAATTCGCTGATGCTTTCACTCGCGGCGGCGGGGTTCTCGGCGCTGGTGGCAATCGGCCTTGCTTGGTTTGCGGTGGTCGGCAAAAGCCGCTTTGCGCGCGGGCTGAACCTTGTGGCCGATGCGCCTTTCGTGGTGCCGGGCACGGTTCTGGCGCTGGCGATGATCCTCGTCTATCTGCCGCCTCTGCCGCTGATCGGCTCGATCTATGGCACGGCGGCGATCCTGCTCATCGCCTATCTGGGCCGCTTCCTGCCGCTGGTTTTGCGTCCCGTCGAGGCGGCGATGCGCGCGATGGACCCCTCGCTTGATGAGGCGGCGCGTATCCATGGCGCGCAGAGCCTGCGTCGTATCCTGCGGATCGCGGGCCCCATGGTCGCGCCCTCGGCGCTCGCCGGGGCGATGCTGATCGTGCTGACGGCGATCAACGAGCTGACGGTTTCCGCGCTTTTGTGGTCGGCGGGCCATGAGACGGTCGGCGTGATGATCTTTTCGCTGCAATACGAGGGCAATTCGACCGGAGCCGCCGCGCTTTCGGTCATCTCGGTCGCGCTGGTGGCCGTGCTGGCGCTGGTTACGGATCTGGCGGGCAGGCGCCTGCCGCCCGGAACTTTACCTTGGCGCGCAAGATGAAAAAGGGGCCCTAAGGCCCCTTTTTTACAGCATTTTCGCGTGACGGTTCACGTCCTTGTAAAGCAGATAGCGGAAATCCGAGGGCCCGCCCGCATAGCAGCATTGCGGGCAGAAGGCGCGCAGCCACATGAAATCGCCGGGACCGACCTCGACCCAATCCTGATTGAGCCGATAGACCGCCTTGCCTTCGATCACGAAGAGCCCGTGCTCCATGACATGGGTTTCCGCGAAGGGAATGGTCCCGCCCGGTTTCAGCGTGACGATGGTGATATGCATATCATGGCGGATGTCATTCGGGTCCATGAAGCGGGTCGTGGCCCAACGTCCCTCGGTCTCGGGCATGGCGATCGGCGCAATGTCTTTTTCATTGGCGATGATGACATCGGGCTTCTCGAGCCCCTCGACCGCCTGCCAGCGCTTGCGCCACCAGTGAAAGCGCGAGAGATCGGCGGCGTTCTTGACGGTCCAGGCCGTGCCTGCCGGGATATAGGCAAAGCCCCCCTCGGTCAGATGATGGGTCTGGCCCGCGATCTCGACATCAACCGCGCCATTGGTGACGAACAGCGCGGATTGAACGGTCGGATCCTCCTCGGGGCGGTCGGAACCGGCCTCGCCTTTCAGCTCGACGATATATTGGCTGAAGGTCTCGGCAAAACCCGAGAGCGGGCGCGCGATGATCCACATGCGCATATTCGTCCAGCCGGGCAGGAAGCTCGTGACGATGTCGCGCATGGTCGCGGCGGGAATGACGGCATAGGCCTCGGTGAAGACGGCGGTATCGACCGAGAGATCGCTTTGCGGCGGCAGACCGGCCAGAGGACCGG
This window encodes:
- a CDS encoding ABC transporter permease; amino-acid sequence: MAEIRLKRHLRGGDLVIVALIALYLAATGLWPMLRLLIEALAPGPQGETFGLAREVLESPAFLKAFRNTVTVSAGSVLVSAGLGMALAYASGLMRLPGQVALGFLALSPLLIPSQIMALAWIQLVGSSSPLLGPLGLAPAAGQPNPLYSGAGIAWLLGIEHMPLVFLAVRASLIAIPGDLIEAARISGASGARITGRIILPLTLPAAAAGAILAFASAVGNFGVPALLGIPGRFPMLTTLIYQRLNGFGPGVIGKVAVMALVLVVLAGAALALRNLFQRRFGVPLPAGKGFEGSAQSHLRWPVAVAAWLIVALLAILPMIALGVTALSPAIGVRFALETATLENLRAALANPAIRRAFANSLMLSLAAAGFSALVAIGLAWFAVVGKSRFARGLNLVADAPFVVPGTVLALAMILVYLPPLPLIGSIYGTAAILLIAYLGRFLPLVLRPVEAAMRAMDPSLDEAARIHGAQSLRRILRIAGPMVAPSALAGAMLIVLTAINELTVSALLWSAGHETVGVMIFSLQYEGNSTGAAALSVISVALVAVLALVTDLAGRRLPPGTLPWRAR
- a CDS encoding bifunctional allantoicase/(S)-ureidoglycine aminohydrolase; this translates as MSSKTPRSYAGPLAGLPPQSDLSVDTAVFTEAYAVIPAATMRDIVTSFLPGWTNMRMWIIARPLSGFAETFSQYIVELKGEAGSDRPEEDPTVQSALFVTNGAVDVEIAGQTHHLTEGGFAYIPAGTAWTVKNAADLSRFHWWRKRWQAVEGLEKPDVIIANEKDIAPIAMPETEGRWATTRFMDPNDIRHDMHITIVTLKPGGTIPFAETHVMEHGLFVIEGKAVYRLNQDWVEVGPGDFMWLRAFCPQCCYAGGPSDFRYLLYKDVNRHAKML